Proteins encoded together in one Cicer arietinum cultivar CDC Frontier isolate Library 1 chromosome 4, Cicar.CDCFrontier_v2.0, whole genome shotgun sequence window:
- the LOC140920067 gene encoding uncharacterized protein, whose product MLIVYTHILYYIYVWIWIYIYIDMASVSGVGGSAGGSGGSDGSGGTGTAAIRGISKTSRGKKKVAKRVVNDPSLMPMPSIGTSGGAIPLYPEVPVEPYTLDEIMDPGCVDCYNRIVIIPEGDGYLPFKSSAKAIAEVIQEKYKKPWLSWGEIKEDKTPQIREVDQFLHCFKVSH is encoded by the exons atgttaattgtatacacacatatattatattatatatatgtatggatatggatatatatatatatagacatggcttcagtgtcgggagtaggaggatctgcaggaggatcaggaggttcggatggatcgggaggaacaggaacggcggcaatacgaggaatatccaaaacatcacgtggtaagaaaaaagttgctaaacgtgttgttaatgacccatctctcatgccgatgccgtccattggtactagtggtggagctattcctctatatccggaggtcccagtagagccttataccttagacgaaataatggatcccggatgtgttgattgctacaaccgcattgtcatcattccagaaggagatgg atatcttccttttaaatcatctgcaaaggcaattgctgaagtcatacaagagaaatataaaaaaccatggttgtcttggggtgagataaaagaggataagacacctcaaattagggaagttgatcagtttttacattgtttcaaagtaagtcattag
- the LOC101505515 gene encoding uncharacterized protein → MEEPERGLLSCGTSETTVAHDEIVGGETLDGSLECNGKDVIVEGMGSDVYIDGVYVCSSGDEVHDKVGCGDEVKGGEDLSEDVKSVGTETQVEDSKAVEYEEARSENVVVELDSVVSEGEVRDQTVVGSDSCAVVETTPDSIDVVTLEDAARAPDPKVANTSCENQKDRNVIDRGTPGDCNDVTLETLDQHKNMANNLQSDNKILDKGEGVRDSDEIKENLSSNGEQPNGNSKVEDNSDNVQEVVCGTEVAVDKALLNSGEKKSSSVENCNEKEQIISDKDDECVSALDVSDAEQSDVHKVMQIDVENQQGTETVNHTAQVKGTSVSIGSEKNLDANAIVEKDTQITDKRSLVLPLMSDGKEKLKDESNTKQNVEERECISEQVGSNGGHEIEEEFNESGQRKPKDGKVVKHALTKPGSSEICHQARYLLPTVKEEGEFSLSDMVWGKVRSHPWWPGQIFDPSDASERAKKHYKKDCFLVAYFGDRTFAWNEASQLKHFRAHFSSIEKQRSSSESFQNAIDCALDEVSRRVEYGLACSCIPEETYNTIKGQSVENTGIRQEISFKHGDDKSLNASSFSPTNLIDYVKTLSELPTGGFDRLELEIAKAQLLAFNRFKGFSCLPEIQHCGGFDKDNSFVDDEQDVSEIIEDATPVVNKDNQGGLGNLKNKKGARQKRKHNFKDTMHPTKKERRSTDLQSGTPDSPGRDCLSDEMVTDNLVSSEDSKKRRAFDPYDDDPGMQDGRKTTSVAKVSNITKSSFKIGDCIRRAASQLTGSPSLVKCSNDRTQKTDGDIDDFSGNGLDVSPPTSEDAENTTEYSSLNDLLSSLQWVAQEPFGQYTFLNATVSFFSDFRNSIVVAADFRKDVLCTDKVGTKRKKPPVAGTPETFEFEDMSDTYWTDRVIDNGNEEKPVQQPTPTPPPQKKRKKDEKPVTAESAKPAQVTRRPYSRKKQSESNHAEAPGKPPGYIDENAPAELVMNFAELNSVPSETNLNKMFRRFGPLKESETEVDRVSSRARVVFKKCMDAEVACSSAKKFNIFGSVLVNYQLNYTPSALFKAPSVDATTQDQEMLLDLSNFDVNMV, encoded by the exons ATGGAGGAACCAGAAAGGGGTTTGTTATCTTGTGGAACTTCGGAAACCACCGTGGCCCATGATGAAATAGTTGGTGGTGAAACCCTAGATGGGTCTTTGGAATGTAATGGGAAGGATGTAATTGTCGAGGGTATGGGTTCAGATGTGTATATAGATGGTGTTTACGTTTGTTCGAGTGGTGATGAGGTTCATGATAAAGTCGGTTGCGGTGACGAGGTTAAGGGTGGTGAGGATTTGAGTGAGGATGTGAAGTCTGTTGGGACTGAGACTCAGGTTGAAGACTCTAAAGCTGTAGAATATGAAGAGGCTAGGAGTGAGAATGTTGTAGTTGAGTTGGATAGTGTGGTTTCAGAAGGGGAAGTGAGAGATCAAACAGTAGTTGGTAGTGACTCTTGCGCAGTTGTTGAAACAACACCAGACAGCATTGATGTTGTCACTTTGGAGGATGCTGCTAGGGCACCGGATCCCAAGGTGGCAAATACTAGCTGTGAAAATCAGAAAGATAGGAATGTGATTGATCGTGGAACACCGGGAGATTGTAATGATGTAACCTTAGAAACATTGGATCAACATAAAAACATGGCTAATAATTTGCAGAGTGATAATAAAATTTTGGATAAAGGAGAGGGTGTTCGTGACAGTGATGAAATTAAGGaaaatttaagttcaaatggagAACAGCCAAATGGGAATAGTAAAGTTGAAGACAACTCTGATAATGTACAGGAAGTGGTTTGTGGAACTGAAGTTGCGGTAGATAAGGCCCTTTTGAATTCTGGTGAAAAAAAAAGCTCTAGTGTTGAAAATTGCAATGAAAAGGAGCAAATTATATCCGACAAGGATGATGAATGTGTTTCTGCTTTGGATGTTTCTGATGCTGAACAATCTGATGTACATAAGGTGATGCAAATTGATGTTGAAAATCAACAAGGAACAGAAACAGTCAACCACACTGCACAGGTTAAAG GTACGTCGGTATCTATTGGGAGTGAGAAAAATTTGGATGCTAATGCAATTGTAGAAAAAGACACTCAAATTACTGACAAAAGGAGCCTTGTGCTGCCGTTGATGAGTGATGGAAAGGAAAAACTCAAGGATGAGTCAAATACAAAGCAAAACGTTGAAGAACGAGAATGCATTTCTGAACAGGTTGGATCAAATGGTGGTCATGAAATTGAAGAAGAGTTTAATGAATCTGGACAGAGAAAACCAAAAGATGGAAAAGTTGTAAAACATGCACTCACGAAGCCTGGTAGTTCAGAAATATGTCATCAGGCACGATATTTGCTGCCAACAGTAAAAGAAGAAGGCGAGTTTTCTCTGTCTGATATGGTTTGGGGAAAAGTGAGAAGCCACCCATGGTGGCCTGGACAGATATTTGATCCTTCGGATGCATCTGAAAGGGCAAAGAAGCATTATAAAAAAGATTGCTTTTTGGTAGCATATTTTGGGGATAGAACATTTGCATGGAATGAAGCATCTCAGCTAAAGCATTTTAGGGCACATTTCTCCTCAATTGAAAAGCAGAGGAGCAGTTCAGAATCATTCCAGAATGCTATAGATTGTGCTTTGGATGAAGTTTCGAGACGAGTAGAATATGGGCTAGCATGTTCTTGTATACCTGAagaaacatataacacaattaaagGCCAGAGTGTGGAGAACACTGGGATTCGACAGGAAATAAGTTTCAAACACGGGGATGACAAATCTCTAAACGCTAGCTCGTTTTCACCCACAAATCTTATAGATTATGTGAAAACACTATCCGAGTTGCCTACTGGTGGCTTTGATCGATTGGAGCTTGAGATTGCTAAGGCTCAGCTGCTTGCGTTTAACCGGTTTAAGGGTTTCTCTTGCTTGCCAGAAATACAACATTGTGGAGGCTTTGACAAGGACAATTCATTTGTTGATGATGAGCAAGATGTGAGTGAAATTATCGAGGATGCAACTCCTGTAGTTAATAAAGATAATCAAGGTGGTCTTggaaacttaaaaaataaaaaaggcgCCCGTCAAAAGCGTAAACATAATTTCAAGGATACTATGCATCCAACCAAGAAGGAAAGAAGATCGACGGACCTACAGAGTGGAACTCCAGATTCTCCTGGCAGGGATTGTTTGTCTGATGAGATGGTAACTGATAATCTGGTTTCATCTGAAGATTCCAAGAAAAGGAGGGCTTTTGATCCCTATGACGATGATCCTGGAATGCAAGACGGGAGAAAAACAACTTCCGTTGCAAAAGTTTCGAATATCACAAAGTCGTCGTTTAAAATTGGTGACTGTATCCGTAGGGCTGCTAGTCAACTCACCGGGTCACCTTCTTTAGTGAAGTGTTCTAATGACCGAACTCAGAAGACAGATGGAGACATCGATGATTTTTCTGGGAATGGATTGGATGTTTCCCCCCCAACTTCTGAGGATGCTGAGAACACAACAGAATATTCATCTCTAAATGATTTGCTATCTTCACTTCAGTGGGTGGCACAAGAACCCTTTGGACAATATACTTTTCTGAATGCCACTGTCAGCTTCTTCTCTGATTTCAGGAATTCTATAGTTGTGGCTGCTGATTTCAGGAAAGATGTTTTATGTACGGATAAAGTAGGTACTAAGAGGAAGAAACCACCCGTAGCTGGAACACCTGAAACATTTGAATTTGAAGATATGAGCGACACATATTGGACTGATAGGGTCATTGACAATGGCAACGAGGAGAAACCAGTGCAACAACCAACGCCAACACCACCACCACAGAAAAAGCGGAAAAAAGACGAAAAACCTGTCACTGCTGAGTCGGCGAAGCCAGCTCAAGTTACTCGTAGGCCCTATTCCAGGAAAAAGCAATCCGAAAGCAACCATGCCGAGGCTCCTGGAAAACCTCCTGGTTATATAGATGAGAATGCCCCAGCTGAGCTTGTTATGAACTTTGCTGAGTTGAATTCTGTTCCCTCGGAAACAAACCTTAACAAAATGTTTAGGCGTTTTGGACCGCTAAAGGAATCTGAAACAGAAGTTGATAGAGTTAGCAGCCGGGCACGAGTGGTTTTTAAGAAGTGTATGGATGCAGAGGTAGCTTGCAGTAGTGCTAAAAAGTTCAACATATTTGGATCAGTACTTGTAAATTACCAGCTTAATTATACTCCAAGCGCATTGTTCAAAGCTCCATCTGTCGACGCCACAACACAAGACCAGGAAATGCTTCTCGACCTGTCCAATTTTGATGTTAATATGGTCTAA